A region from the Sphingopyxis lindanitolerans genome encodes:
- a CDS encoding aromatic ring-hydroxylating dioxygenase subunit alpha — MFLRNCWYVSALAPEVTRFEPLARRLLDEPVVLFRTHDGAVAALEDRCPHRFAPLSMGRMGRDTIACGYHGMEFDRRGRCVANPTQPGETIAPHACVRSYPVCERHGLIWFWPGDPALADEAAIPDYWYYDHADWDTDLQYMHVAGNYLLLLDNLFDLSHINFIHGDVLGSSDRASDMIHNTKSTDRGIVDQWLSPASPLVPGWAAIVNDDWAQGDIDFWMDMHWEAGSNMMLDVGVMPVNGERSRGLQIMSLDGLTPETATSTHYFYGTAQSYRRNDRSILAFWAKAQTYAFLQDKRMIEAVQASMGERWDILAMNPVINKGDRAALQARRILAKLIREEEATPAAA, encoded by the coding sequence ATGTTTCTTCGCAACTGCTGGTACGTCTCGGCTCTCGCTCCCGAAGTCACGCGCTTCGAACCGCTCGCCCGCAGACTGCTCGATGAACCTGTGGTTCTGTTTCGCACCCACGATGGCGCGGTGGCCGCGCTCGAGGATCGCTGCCCGCACCGCTTTGCTCCGCTGTCGATGGGGCGTATGGGCAGGGATACGATAGCATGCGGTTATCACGGAATGGAATTTGATCGCCGGGGCCGCTGCGTTGCCAATCCGACCCAGCCCGGGGAGACCATCGCGCCGCACGCCTGTGTTCGCAGCTATCCCGTCTGCGAACGGCATGGTCTGATCTGGTTCTGGCCCGGCGACCCGGCGCTTGCCGACGAAGCCGCGATACCCGATTATTGGTATTACGATCACGCAGACTGGGATACGGACCTCCAATATATGCACGTAGCGGGGAATTACCTTCTGCTGCTCGACAATCTGTTCGATCTCTCGCACATCAATTTTATTCATGGCGATGTGCTGGGAAGCTCGGACCGCGCGTCGGACATGATCCACAATACGAAAAGCACCGACCGCGGGATCGTTGACCAGTGGTTGAGTCCGGCTTCACCGCTCGTGCCCGGGTGGGCGGCGATCGTGAACGACGATTGGGCGCAGGGCGACATCGACTTCTGGATGGATATGCACTGGGAAGCCGGTTCCAACATGATGCTTGATGTCGGGGTCATGCCGGTAAACGGCGAGCGCAGCCGGGGATTGCAGATTATGAGTCTTGACGGTCTCACCCCGGAGACGGCCACGAGCACGCATTATTTTTACGGGACGGCGCAGTCTTACCGCCGCAACGACCGGTCGATCCTGGCCTTCTGGGCAAAAGCGCAGACTTATGCCTTTCTCCAGGACAAGCGGATGATTGAGGCCGTGCAGGCTAGCATGGGAGAGCGTTGGGATATTCTGGCCATGAATCCGGTCATCAACAAGGGCGATCGCGCGGCGCTGCAGGCGCGGCGGATTCTCGCTAAGCTGATCCGGGAGGAGGAGGCTACTCCTGCGGCGGCATAG
- a CDS encoding spinster family MFS transporter, with protein MTDPGKMGGAPRETEGEFEFRPFRAWSSVAILLIFSLLSILDRQIISLQVDPIRRSLGLSDTELGLLQGFAFALLYALAGLPLGWAIDRYPRKILLHAGITLWSLSAAATGVARSFWQMFAARTSVGIGEAVLAPAALSLISDLFPKERVATPLGIYSAGFYLGSGAALAIGAYVVSHFSGMDRIVLPFAGQVERWQAVFIVTGLPGVIIALLAYLLFDPRNPGASTAKAATQVGFLSFVRANRTILAISFCGFGLSSFVAYAIGAWAPTYYMRVHGMEAADIGPRYGFILALAAPGAIAGGILTDSLFRRGEKGSNYVVAGLGTVAATPFLILAFNASTAINSMTLLGIGMLCYGFTAPGPYSTFNRLAPPELRGRLMACFVLFHAFVGAGLAPVVVGLVTDAVFGDDMAVGRSLTIVLGVALPLMAALLYMAWRSERTPPADGGTNRDADSPLSAHIWANF; from the coding sequence GTGACGGATCCCGGCAAGATGGGCGGAGCGCCGCGAGAGACCGAAGGCGAATTCGAGTTCCGTCCGTTTCGGGCCTGGTCGTCGGTCGCGATACTCCTCATCTTCTCGCTGCTGTCGATCCTGGACCGGCAGATCATCTCGCTCCAGGTCGATCCCATTCGCAGGAGCCTTGGTCTGAGCGATACAGAGCTCGGCCTTTTGCAGGGATTCGCCTTCGCCCTGCTTTATGCGTTGGCGGGACTCCCGCTTGGGTGGGCAATAGACCGCTATCCGCGCAAGATCCTGCTCCATGCCGGCATCACGCTCTGGTCCTTAAGCGCTGCGGCAACCGGGGTCGCACGCAGCTTCTGGCAGATGTTTGCCGCCCGAACGAGCGTTGGCATCGGCGAGGCGGTGCTGGCGCCTGCGGCGCTTTCGCTGATCAGCGATCTTTTCCCTAAGGAGCGCGTGGCGACGCCTCTGGGTATCTATTCGGCAGGTTTCTACCTCGGGTCGGGCGCGGCGCTCGCAATTGGTGCCTATGTCGTCAGTCATTTCTCGGGGATGGATCGGATCGTCCTGCCCTTCGCCGGACAGGTCGAACGCTGGCAGGCGGTGTTTATCGTGACCGGTCTTCCGGGCGTGATCATCGCCTTGCTGGCCTATCTTCTTTTCGACCCTCGCAACCCCGGTGCATCTACCGCCAAAGCGGCGACCCAGGTCGGCTTTCTTTCATTTGTGAGGGCGAACCGCACCATTCTTGCGATCTCTTTCTGCGGCTTCGGTCTGTCGAGCTTTGTGGCTTACGCGATCGGCGCCTGGGCTCCGACCTATTATATGCGCGTCCATGGCATGGAAGCGGCAGATATCGGGCCGCGCTACGGGTTCATCCTGGCCCTCGCGGCGCCGGGCGCGATCGCCGGCGGGATCCTCACCGATAGCCTGTTTCGGCGCGGCGAGAAGGGTTCCAACTATGTTGTCGCGGGTCTCGGAACGGTTGCGGCCACGCCTTTCCTCATTTTGGCTTTCAACGCCTCCACCGCGATAAACTCCATGACGCTTCTCGGCATTGGAATGCTCTGTTACGGTTTCACCGCGCCCGGTCCTTATTCGACCTTCAATCGACTGGCACCGCCCGAACTTCGCGGCCGGCTCATGGCTTGCTTCGTGCTGTTTCACGCCTTTGTCGGTGCGGGTCTAGCGCCCGTCGTGGTCGGCCTTGTCACCGATGCCGTCTTCGGCGACGATATGGCGGTGGGCCGTTCGCTGACGATCGTCCTCGGGGTGGCCCTCCCGCTCATGGCGGCGCTGCTCTACATGGCCTGGCGGTCGGAGCGTACCCCGCCCGCTGATGGGGGGACCAACCGCGACGCGGACTCGCCGCTCAGTGCCCATATATGGGCAAATTTTTGA
- a CDS encoding SRPBCC family protein, translated as MFILSHAVEINPPGASIALTVGQVWAGLVLKAEDALPFVPAMRRCDLLERGAGCLRRAISFGDQDFEEQVTFYAPRLVRFDRVGSDDFILNIISDSAVGLLLSFTFAISFPGVADGSEEEHARGEAMREAYVGAVAATLAKVRELASHGEI; from the coding sequence ATGTTTATCCTGTCGCATGCCGTCGAGATCAATCCTCCAGGCGCATCAATTGCCCTGACGGTCGGGCAGGTGTGGGCAGGGCTGGTCCTCAAGGCGGAAGATGCCCTTCCCTTCGTGCCGGCCATGCGGCGTTGCGATCTGCTGGAGCGCGGCGCCGGCTGCCTGCGACGTGCGATTAGTTTCGGCGACCAGGATTTCGAGGAACAGGTCACCTTCTACGCCCCCCGGCTCGTGCGCTTCGACCGCGTCGGAAGCGATGATTTCATTCTGAACATTATCAGCGATTCCGCCGTGGGGCTGCTGTTAAGTTTCACCTTTGCCATTTCATTCCCTGGCGTCGCCGACGGGTCCGAAGAAGAGCATGCCCGGGGCGAAGCGATGCGCGAAGCCTATGTGGGTGCCGTCGCGGCGACCCTTGCGAAGGTTCGCGAGTTGGCCAGCCATGGCGAAATCTGA
- the wrbA gene encoding NAD(P)H:quinone oxidoreductase yields the protein MAKILILYYSTYGHIEAMAEAVADGARAAGGEVSIKRVPETVPEEIARGAYFKLEQVAPICTVAELPEYDAIIFGFPTRYGRLPAQMAAFLDQTGPLWMRNAFVGKVGSVFTATATQHGGQETTLISTVASLMHLGMVIVGLPYSFQGQATIEEMSGGSPYGATTITGGQGQRMPSETELAGARFQGELVAQTAAKLMV from the coding sequence ATGGCGAAGATTCTGATTCTCTACTATTCGACCTACGGACATATCGAGGCGATGGCTGAAGCGGTGGCGGACGGCGCCCGCGCGGCGGGAGGTGAAGTTTCGATCAAACGCGTGCCTGAAACTGTCCCGGAAGAAATCGCACGTGGCGCCTACTTCAAGCTCGAACAGGTCGCGCCTATCTGTACGGTTGCGGAACTGCCCGAGTATGACGCAATTATCTTCGGCTTTCCCACGCGTTACGGCCGCCTCCCCGCGCAGATGGCTGCATTCCTCGACCAGACCGGTCCGCTCTGGATGCGCAACGCCTTTGTCGGCAAGGTCGGATCGGTTTTCACCGCCACGGCGACACAACATGGTGGTCAGGAAACCACGCTTATTTCCACCGTCGCGAGCCTGATGCACCTCGGCATGGTCATCGTCGGACTTCCGTACAGCTTTCAGGGTCAGGCCACGATCGAGGAGATGTCCGGCGGCTCGCCCTACGGCGCCACCACCATCACGGGGGGCCAGGGCCAGCGCATGCCTTCGGAAACCGAACTCGCGGGGGCTCGCTTCCAAGGTGAACTGGTAGCCCAGACCGCCGCCAAGCTGATGGTCTGA
- a CDS encoding TonB-dependent receptor has protein sequence MRAYQTLNSVLRLSTAIGLATVMASTAYAQEAEPAEAAQSSDAGLTDIVVTATKTTGNLQDTAAAITSVTGDTLVAQGVVDIRGVQNLVPSVRFQPQNAATEIYLRGVGSTIDLPNIESPTSLNFNGIYIPREVSAMPFFDMQGVEVLPGPQGTLYGRGSLGGIVNASFARPTNSNEGAVLAEVGNFSLIHGSAMVNFAASPELAVRFAADYTYRDGYQKSGASSADDFAGRLSLDYKPNDTVGLYIWGQYVKRSGDSTNPVTIGVDPVTGAYSPGRFLRSNPWDDTRTPAMLALPANPNLPPPVAPSALPTSGETFLTGAELTIDLGGATITYIPSYMRAHVDVDYFFGAYQTDKSDRARQWTQELRLAGDVGPVEYLAGLYAYRIKTSGTFNVAGFPVADVDANRLKGYAIFGEAKINATDALSFTLGGRVSWDDRDGRGSYTGFEGGNFVVGVPYSYQRDFNHADFKVAVQYEVNPDINLYAAIQSGYQPGTFNTYRDRPGVTNAIAPAKLLAYTAGIKTRSLDNRLQINSEFFYYNYSDLFASAYNSVLNTTQTFNAQKVEIYGNQLDILFKVTPNDQLSLNVGYLHARNKRFFLPDGSANFNGLQLQYAPDWTVGASYYHDFELAGGSYIRAFVNSRFESAFYSDYSHVPGGRQSSYTKTDASITYYSADESWSIGAWIKNIEDEAVLAATAVGSGSPLQAFGATTNLEPPRTYGLRASVKF, from the coding sequence ATGAGGGCTTATCAAACTCTAAATTCCGTTCTTCGTCTATCGACGGCGATCGGGCTCGCTACAGTGATGGCCTCGACAGCCTATGCGCAAGAGGCCGAGCCTGCCGAGGCGGCGCAATCATCGGATGCGGGTCTCACCGACATCGTCGTGACCGCGACCAAGACGACCGGCAACCTGCAAGACACCGCAGCCGCGATCACGTCGGTGACGGGCGACACGCTCGTGGCTCAAGGTGTCGTGGATATCCGCGGCGTCCAGAACCTCGTTCCCTCGGTTCGCTTCCAACCTCAGAATGCCGCCACCGAAATTTACCTTCGCGGTGTGGGTTCGACCATCGACCTTCCCAATATCGAGTCGCCGACCTCGCTAAACTTCAATGGCATCTACATCCCGCGCGAAGTGTCAGCCATGCCCTTCTTCGACATGCAGGGCGTCGAGGTGCTTCCCGGGCCGCAGGGAACCCTCTATGGACGCGGTTCGCTCGGCGGTATCGTCAATGCCAGCTTTGCGCGGCCGACCAATTCCAATGAAGGCGCGGTTCTCGCAGAAGTCGGTAACTTTTCATTGATCCACGGGTCCGCGATGGTGAACTTCGCTGCATCACCCGAACTCGCTGTCCGCTTTGCTGCCGATTATACCTATCGCGATGGCTATCAGAAGTCCGGCGCCAGCTCTGCCGACGATTTCGCTGGACGCCTCTCGCTCGATTACAAGCCGAACGACACTGTCGGCCTCTACATCTGGGGCCAATATGTGAAGCGGAGCGGAGACTCGACAAACCCCGTTACGATCGGCGTTGACCCCGTCACCGGAGCCTATTCGCCGGGCCGCTTCCTGCGTTCCAATCCATGGGATGATACGCGCACGCCGGCGATGCTCGCGCTGCCTGCTAATCCGAATTTGCCGCCGCCGGTGGCGCCGAGCGCGCTTCCCACGTCGGGCGAGACGTTTCTCACCGGCGCCGAACTCACGATCGATCTCGGCGGTGCGACGATAACCTATATTCCCTCCTACATGCGAGCGCATGTCGACGTAGATTATTTCTTCGGCGCCTATCAAACCGACAAGAGCGATCGCGCCCGTCAGTGGACGCAGGAGCTTCGGCTCGCCGGCGACGTCGGCCCGGTCGAGTATCTCGCGGGTCTCTACGCATATCGGATCAAAACCTCGGGCACGTTCAACGTCGCCGGGTTTCCGGTTGCCGACGTCGACGCCAACCGCTTGAAGGGCTACGCGATTTTCGGCGAAGCGAAAATCAACGCGACCGACGCATTGAGCTTTACCCTTGGGGGACGTGTCAGCTGGGACGACCGCGATGGCCGTGGATCCTACACGGGCTTTGAAGGCGGAAACTTCGTCGTCGGTGTTCCGTACAGCTATCAGCGCGACTTCAACCACGCCGACTTCAAGGTCGCTGTGCAGTATGAAGTGAACCCCGACATCAACCTCTACGCCGCCATCCAGTCGGGCTATCAGCCGGGAACATTCAATACCTACCGGGATCGCCCGGGTGTAACCAATGCGATCGCGCCGGCGAAGCTGCTTGCCTATACCGCCGGTATCAAGACGAGGTCACTCGACAACCGGCTGCAGATCAACAGCGAATTTTTCTACTATAATTATTCCGACCTGTTCGCCTCGGCATATAACTCGGTTCTGAACACGACCCAGACGTTCAATGCGCAGAAGGTCGAAATCTACGGAAACCAGCTGGACATTCTGTTCAAGGTTACGCCGAACGACCAGCTCAGCTTAAATGTCGGCTATCTGCATGCCCGCAACAAGCGCTTCTTTCTTCCCGACGGCAGCGCCAACTTCAATGGCCTGCAGCTGCAATATGCGCCTGACTGGACGGTGGGGGCGAGCTATTATCACGACTTCGAGCTCGCCGGTGGCAGCTATATACGGGCCTTCGTAAACTCGCGCTTCGAGAGCGCCTTCTATTCGGACTACAGCCATGTTCCCGGTGGACGCCAGTCGTCCTACACGAAGACCGACGCCTCGATCACCTATTATTCGGCCGACGAGAGCTGGAGCATCGGTGCGTGGATCAAGAATATCGAGGATGAGGCGGTGCTTGCCGCCACGGCCGTCGGCAGCGGGTCGCCTCTTCAAGCGTTCGGCGCAACCACCAATCTCGAACCGCCGCGTACCTACGGTCTTCGTGCTTCGGTGAAATTCTAG